Proteins from a genomic interval of Syngnathus typhle isolate RoL2023-S1 ecotype Sweden linkage group LG15, RoL_Styp_1.0, whole genome shotgun sequence:
- the layna gene encoding layilin, giving the protein MPEAMDRLAILCHVMILCFNPSGATRLITVDAFEARGQRVCKAGNGRPCYKLAYFSELRRRLNFGEADLACRRDGGQLLSVESESEQKIIEQLITDLRPTDGDFWIGLRRNHGDEDSSSSSECSSQYRWLDGTKSTFRNWHWDEPSCGYEVCVVMYHQPSAPPGLGGLYMFQWNDDNCDTKHNFICKYTAENSADSSPANSTHADIVPSSVPWNPSDHNAKRSTALNVIYIIIPTIPLILLLLTVTGVCCFKTIVARRTKEKKSEVPKTEPSARLSPTPTDVYNVIRSQKEDDLMSGRPHTKNTSFLCSSPDTPTGDYDNLGGRDTESGFVTLASNDSCFLNFDLNDLSLGRRGTRDLYNSSLGRPAKRDAIDGSLARPGQFYDRSLGRRTTKSEHFGSAGAYGDHELFDDILAAKRELYEPKVTPKADLYQTYSNNGNGDSYQCILGTYGSRKSYQATLENYRSGLNLDGGRRYLNQQQWLDSGKY; this is encoded by the exons GTCAACGTGTGTGCAAGGCAGGTAACGGCAGGCCCTGTTACAAGCTGGCCTACTTCTCCGAGCTTCGTCGGAGGCTGAATTTCGGGGAGGCCGACCTGGCCTGCCGTCGTGACGGCGGCCAGCTCCTCAGCGTGGAATCGGAGTCGGAGCAGAAAATCATCGAGCAGCTCATAACGGATCTGAGACCGACCGACGGAGACTTCTGGATCGGGCTGCGGCGTAACCATGGAGATGAAGACAGCAGTAGTAGTAGCGAATGCTCATCGCAGTATCGCTGGCTGGATGGTACAAAGTCTACATTTAG gaaCTGGCACTGGGATGAGCCGTCCTGCGGCTACGAGGTTTGCGTGGTGATGTATCATCAGCCGTCCGCTCCACCAGGACTGGGAGGTCTTTACATGTTCCAATGGAACGACGACAACTGTGACACCAAACACAACTTCATCTGCAAATACACAGCAG AAAACTCAGCTGATTCATCtcctgcaaactccacacatgcag ACATCGTTCCCTCATCTGTCCCATGGAATCCAAGTGACCACAACGCAAAGAGGAGCACAG CCCTGAATGTGATCTACATCATCATCCCCACCATTCCGCTCATTCTGCTGCTGCTAACAGTGACAGGCGTCTGCTGCTTCAAAACGATCGTTGCACG ACGAACGAAAGAGAAAAAGTCAGAGGTACCCAAGACAGAGCCTAGCGCTCGGCTCAGCCCCACCCCGACTGACGTCTACAATGTGATTCGCTCCCAGAAGGAGGACGACTTGATGTCGGGTCGCCCCCACACTAAAAACACATCCTTTCTATGCTCGTCCCCGGACACCCCCACGGGGGATTACGACAACCTGGGGGGCCGCGACACCGAGAGCGGTTTTGTGACTCTGGCCAGCAACGATAGCTGCTTTCTTAATTTTGACCTCAATGACCTCAGCTTGGGTCGTCGGGGTACGCGTGACCTCTACAACAGCAGTTTAGGCCGCCCGGCGAAGAGAGACGCGATCGATGGGAGTCTAGCTCGACCCGGACAGTTTTACGACCGCAGTCTGGGCCGCCGTACCACTAAGAGCGAGCATTTCGGTAGCGCCGGCGCCTACGGGGACCACGAGTTGTTCGATGACATCCTGGCGGCTAAGAGGGAACTCTACGAACCCAAAGTGACGCCCAAAGCAGATTTGTATCAGACCTACAGCAACAACGGCAATGGGGATTCTTACCAATGCATCCTGGGAACGTACGGGAGCCGTAAATCATACCAGGCTACATTGGAGAACTACAGAAGTGGTCTGAATCTCGACGGAGGGAGAAGATATTTAAATCAACAGCAATGGCTCGACAGTGGGAAGTACTGA